A stretch of the Papaver somniferum cultivar HN1 chromosome 6, ASM357369v1, whole genome shotgun sequence genome encodes the following:
- the LOC113287347 gene encoding katanin p60 ATPase-containing subunit A-like 2 isoform X2, with protein MADEPSITRWSFQFGRKKEPVKKDDEHNQITNAPNGYENSSMNGNGHAQNTSDLAIYEQYRLQGQRNLSNTNGIANGGISDKPKKSLFPPFESVEMRNLAESLSRDIIRGNPDVKWESIKGLENAKRLLKEAVVMPIKYPKYFTGLLSPWKGILLFGPPGTGKTMLAKAVATECGTTFFNISASSIVSKWRGDSEKLVKVLFELARHHAPSTIFLDEIDAIISQRGEGRSEHEASRRLKTELLVQMDGLTKTDELVFVLAATNLPWELDAAVLRRLEKRILVPLPEPEARKAMFEELLPAVCEAEDLPYDLLIEKTEGYSGSDIRLVCKEAAMQPLRRVMKELENKEEVVPEEELPVIGPIRPEDIETALINTRPSAHLHAPRYDKFNTDYGSQILQ; from the exons ATGGCAGATGAACCTTCTATTACTCGATGGTCATTTCAG TTTGGAAGAAAAAAGGAACCTGTCAAGAAAGATGATGAACATAATCAAATTACTAATGCACCAAATGGTTATGAAAATTCTTCAATGAATGGGAATGGACATGCACAGAATACATCTGACCTGGCTATCTACGAGCAATATAGGCTTCAG GGGCAGAGGAACCTTTCAAATACTAATGGAATTGCTAATGGGGGAATCAGTGATAAACC GAAGAAATCACTGTTTCCGCCGTTTGAGTCTGTAGAAATGCGAAACTTGGCTGAGAGTTTAAGTAG GGATATTATCCGTGGAAACCCAGATGTGAAATGGGAAAGCATCAAGGGGTTAGAGAATGCAAAACGTCTTCTTAAGGAAGCAGTTGTAATGCCAATTAAGTATCCTAA GTATTTCACTGGTCTTCTATCACCGTGGAAAGGTATTCTGCTCTTTGGCCCTCCAGGAACTGGGAAG ACTATGCTTGCCAAGGCTGTTGCAACTGAATGTGGGACTACTTTTTTTAACATCTCTGCTTCATCCATTGTCAGCAAATGGCGTG GTGACTCGGAAAAATTAGTAAAAGTATTATTTGAACTTGCAAGGCACCACGCTCCATCAACCATATTTCTTGATGAAATTGATGCAATCATTAGTCAGCGAGGTGAGGGACGCAGTGAGCACGAAGCAAGTCGACGCCTGAAAACTGAGCTACTTGTTCAG ATGGATGGTTTGACCAAGACAGatgaacttgtttttgttttggcGGCAACAAATCTTCCTTGGGAGCTGGATGCAGCTGTGCTTCGACGTTTGGAAAAACGT ATCCTCGTACCTCTTCCGGAACCAGAGGCGAGAAAAGCCATGTTCGAGGAGCTGTTGCCAGCAGTGTGTGAAGCAGAAGATCTTCCGTATGACCTGTTGATTGAAAAGACTGAAGGCTATTCCGGTTCAGATATCCGCTTAGTATGCAAAGAAGCAGCTATGCAACCCCTGAGACGGGTAATGAAGGAGCTAGAGAACAAGGAAGAGGTGGTACCTGAGGAGG AGTTGCCAGTGATTGGTCCAATCAGACCCGAAGATATCGAGACAGCATTGATAAATACAAGGCCATCGGCTCACCTTCATGCTCCACGATATGACAAATTTAACACCGACTATGGCAGCCAAATCCTCCAGTGA
- the LOC113287347 gene encoding katanin p60 ATPase-containing subunit A-like 2 isoform X1: MADEPSITRWSFQDFKLSYDAKFGRKKEPVKKDDEHNQITNAPNGYENSSMNGNGHAQNTSDLAIYEQYRLQGQRNLSNTNGIANGGISDKPKKSLFPPFESVEMRNLAESLSRDIIRGNPDVKWESIKGLENAKRLLKEAVVMPIKYPKYFTGLLSPWKGILLFGPPGTGKTMLAKAVATECGTTFFNISASSIVSKWRGDSEKLVKVLFELARHHAPSTIFLDEIDAIISQRGEGRSEHEASRRLKTELLVQMDGLTKTDELVFVLAATNLPWELDAAVLRRLEKRILVPLPEPEARKAMFEELLPAVCEAEDLPYDLLIEKTEGYSGSDIRLVCKEAAMQPLRRVMKELENKEEVVPEEELPVIGPIRPEDIETALINTRPSAHLHAPRYDKFNTDYGSQILQ; encoded by the exons ATGGCAGATGAACCTTCTATTACTCGATGGTCATTTCAG GATTTTAAACTGTCTTATGATGCAAAGTTTGGAAGAAAAAAGGAACCTGTCAAGAAAGATGATGAACATAATCAAATTACTAATGCACCAAATGGTTATGAAAATTCTTCAATGAATGGGAATGGACATGCACAGAATACATCTGACCTGGCTATCTACGAGCAATATAGGCTTCAG GGGCAGAGGAACCTTTCAAATACTAATGGAATTGCTAATGGGGGAATCAGTGATAAACC GAAGAAATCACTGTTTCCGCCGTTTGAGTCTGTAGAAATGCGAAACTTGGCTGAGAGTTTAAGTAG GGATATTATCCGTGGAAACCCAGATGTGAAATGGGAAAGCATCAAGGGGTTAGAGAATGCAAAACGTCTTCTTAAGGAAGCAGTTGTAATGCCAATTAAGTATCCTAA GTATTTCACTGGTCTTCTATCACCGTGGAAAGGTATTCTGCTCTTTGGCCCTCCAGGAACTGGGAAG ACTATGCTTGCCAAGGCTGTTGCAACTGAATGTGGGACTACTTTTTTTAACATCTCTGCTTCATCCATTGTCAGCAAATGGCGTG GTGACTCGGAAAAATTAGTAAAAGTATTATTTGAACTTGCAAGGCACCACGCTCCATCAACCATATTTCTTGATGAAATTGATGCAATCATTAGTCAGCGAGGTGAGGGACGCAGTGAGCACGAAGCAAGTCGACGCCTGAAAACTGAGCTACTTGTTCAG ATGGATGGTTTGACCAAGACAGatgaacttgtttttgttttggcGGCAACAAATCTTCCTTGGGAGCTGGATGCAGCTGTGCTTCGACGTTTGGAAAAACGT ATCCTCGTACCTCTTCCGGAACCAGAGGCGAGAAAAGCCATGTTCGAGGAGCTGTTGCCAGCAGTGTGTGAAGCAGAAGATCTTCCGTATGACCTGTTGATTGAAAAGACTGAAGGCTATTCCGGTTCAGATATCCGCTTAGTATGCAAAGAAGCAGCTATGCAACCCCTGAGACGGGTAATGAAGGAGCTAGAGAACAAGGAAGAGGTGGTACCTGAGGAGG AGTTGCCAGTGATTGGTCCAATCAGACCCGAAGATATCGAGACAGCATTGATAAATACAAGGCCATCGGCTCACCTTCATGCTCCACGATATGACAAATTTAACACCGACTATGGCAGCCAAATCCTCCAGTGA